The Capsicum annuum cultivar UCD-10X-F1 chromosome 3, UCD10Xv1.1, whole genome shotgun sequence genomic sequence TTTATCTTGTGTTAAACCAAGACTAAATGATGGTAGTTCATCGAACCTAAAATTCATCGGTGGAATCCCACTAACTGAACTACTACGATTTGTATGTACTGACATTATCATGTAACTCCAAAAATTTCAAacctcaaaaaacaaaaaaattcgcAGAAGAAGgttgaaaaatgttgaaattattttataaaaaagaagttatatgaaaaaaaataacatgcattaactgTAACATCATCTTCCCTTAATTATTGGAGAACAAGTTTATCCGAAATTAGAGAACAAatagagatttaaaaaaaaaaaaaatttagaatggaggaaactgaaataggtaaattgcttgaaaataagtaaaaaaaaaagtaattgatGGAATCCAGAAATAGATAAATTGCTTGAAAATAGAGTAAATTACTTGAAAATAGGTAAAGGAAAAGTAATTGGTGGAATTCACGTGCTTAACTCTAGAAAAGTTAAAATATTGCTAATTTTGAcataagttgtaattttaagAAAGTGTTGTTATTAATTGTAATTAAGATCTTCAGGTTGctaatttctgtaattttttcaaaataaaataaagattaaagaGCTTTTGGAGAAGCTGAATATCTATTTTGCTTAAATTAATATATGAAGGCTACTATGTGTGTGCAATGTGAAGCAATCCCCTTATCCTTTTTTTCCATAAAATAGTGGTCCAACTTGCACTCCTTATCTTCTCTCAACTTGTCAAAATTCATCTTTCCCTATCCATTTACCTAATTTAACAAGACAATCATGcattattaatttatttgaaactgAGACTTAATTATTGTTATTGTCGTAATCATACCCTATCAACATTCAATAAGTTAAGAGTCGACGAACTACTTAATAGGAAGTGCTAGACTTATTTAGTTGGCCTAAATGGCCCCCGAATAAAGATTAGTTGacggggagccttggagtaactggtaaagttgttgtcattgttaccaggaggtcacgggttcaagtcttggaaatggcttctagcagaaatgcaagataaggtggtggggcccttccccggacaccacgCATAGCGGTAACTTAGTGCACCAGACTGCCCTGTTTCTCTCTGTGCTTCCTCTTCCCCTCCGTAAACTCCCTCTACTGTGTAACGTACAGAAGATCCAGGAAAAAAAACTATTACTCCCTTCAATCCTTTTTAGAGTAGATATGTTGTTATTTCAGTGATGTTAAATAGCTGAAAACTCAAGAAATTGGGCTGTGATAAGCCTTAATTGATACTGTGATAAATGGCTCTTCCCATTTTGGAGAAACAATTATTCAAAGACGATGTATAGATGGTAGCATTTTACAATGTTAGAGCAGTAATGAAACTATATTTTCTAGATTTCATGAATGTATCTGCATGAGTTTTGCTGTGACAGTTAAAAAAGTGCATGGTTAAACCAATTGATTGTCTTATCCTCTCATGCTGCGCTCTATCAGAAACTCGACTCTTCTGTTGTTGGTCTCCTCAAGTAATAGCGCAGGCTGTTTGCAAGAACCTGAAAGGTTAAAGGTTGAAGTTGCCATCAATGATTTATATCAAGCTAAATATAATTGAAGACAAATAGCTGAATATGACAATTGAAATTGTTTTCACACAACAGCGCGAGTTACCTGTTGAAGGGGCTTGATGAGAGCTTTGTTCTTGTAGTTTACATGAAATTTTGCCTTAGCTAGCAGTCCCTGCAATAGAGTCGACGCATTAATCCATCATCGCCAGGAGTAGCATCATCTTTAAAGCATGAATAAGTTAAAGAAATCCGTAAAAGCCTGACCTCAGTGTCAAATTCTCCTGATATGACGTCAATGTTTATTTCAGTAATGATCTTGACTAGATCAACTATTAATCCAGGCCGGTCTGCTGCCTCTACGCACAGTAAGCTGCAAAACAGCAATGTTTCACTACCAGTCGTTAAAGTTATGCACGTAATGGCATCTTATGGCCATGCTACTAGTTTATCAACATTAGTCTGAAAACAACAAATATGCCAATAGTAAGCAGACCTTTGATCAGGGCCATCGTCATAGATATGGATATGGGTTGCTATGTCCACGTCAAGCTGAATATTGGCACCATAAACAACAATACGTAACTAGTTAACGTTAGATTAAAAAAGTTCAATTACTGTTTCTGCATCAATCATGTGCATTAGGTAGATGTATTTTTCTCAATTATTAAACAAGTAGAATATGCTCAAGATGCATCACTAGTTTTATAAAGTAATTCTTGAAGGAATGTAATCCTTTTCAAGATCTCTCTGCCCCACAAATAATAGTGGGATGTAAATGcaagctatgttgctcggactcttcaaaaatgtcacaGGGTGCGTGTCGGTTCTTTCAAAAGTAGTGCaattttggaggatccgacacgggtgcggctacaaagtccgagcaacttagaatGCAAGTAGTTCCCAAAAAAGGGCAAATTGTTTATTAGGCAAATTATGGGCTACAATAACAACGGCTTTATAACCTTTTGAGCTGGTTGATAAGCACCAAAGGCTTCACCCATAGCTAACTGAGAGCTAGATTCCTGCACCAGAAATTATGCAGTAAGAAGAAGCAGCCATAAAAGACACCACAGAGATACTCTTAACAAGTATCCAGTGTGTGACGGCTGAAATTGCAGCGCTACCGGATGAAACTCCATCAAATTGCTGATAATTGTCAATCGAATTGCTTCAAGGAGCTCTGGATCCTCGACCTTTCTACCTGTAGAACTAAAAAAATCTCCAATAACAGAACAATCAGAATTTCTAGATTCAGTTAGCAAAGACAAAAGTTTCAAAAAAGAGGATAAAGCATTAGATCAACATAATGGAATCCAACACGACTTACGCATTTGTGATGCATAATTTATTGTGCTTCCCTGATGAATCTAGATAGACATTGGCCTTGACAACATTCAATCCAAGATTTTTCAGCGCACTCATCTGTAAACACATTCAGTAAAAGTTTTGCCCAATCGACTCCAGAATTTCCACCAATAACATTGAAAATTGAATCAAGAAGATAATGAATCCTACCGTGTCAAGAAGAGCCCCAAGCCGATCACCAAAGGTAACCTCCACTACAGTTGATTCTGGATCCGAATCCAAATCTATTATGACTTTGGGCGTCGGGACAGTCTCTTGGGAACTTCCATCCTGATTCCCACGCCGCACGaatgaaaaacaaatattaaGAAAACAAAACAAGGGCAACAAGTCATTTCAATGAGTTAAGGTATACATTAGAT encodes the following:
- the LOC107862078 gene encoding ACT domain-containing protein ACR11, producing the protein MAVPMASCGSISGVYANLNAIEKIPISSSPGLFRSSFGLDHVQKICLVPKRLAFSESTIIPKASSTAAVEDGSSQETVPTPKVIIDLDSDPESTVVEVTFGDRLGALLDTMSALKNLGLNVVKANVYLDSSGKHNKLCITNASTGRKVEDPELLEAIRLTIISNLMEFHPESSSQLAMGEAFGAYQPAQKLDVDIATHIHIYDDGPDQSLLCVEAADRPGLIVDLVKIITEINIDVISGEFDTEGLLAKAKFHVNYKNKALIKPLQQVLANSLRYYLRRPTTEESSF